In Terriglobia bacterium, a single window of DNA contains:
- a CDS encoding amino acid transport protein produces the protein MNLDPAWLFLSLITGAIGLALFVYGKRNARWPQIVIGLLFMVYPYFTTSISSLVIVGVFLSGVLWYLLRTGR, from the coding sequence ATGAACCTCGACCCGGCCTGGCTCTTCCTGTCGTTGATCACCGGCGCAATCGGATTGGCGTTGTTCGTTTACGGGAAGAGGAACGCGCGCTGGCCGCAGATCGTTATCGGACTGCTCTTCATGGTGTACCCCTACTTCACGACGAGCATCTCCTCGCTCGTCATCGTCGGCGTCTTCCTCAGTGGAGTGCTCTGGTACCTCCTGCGCACGGGCCGGTAA